A stretch of the Argentina anserina chromosome 6, drPotAnse1.1, whole genome shotgun sequence genome encodes the following:
- the LOC126799353 gene encoding rhicadhesin receptor, with product MAAMFALFVMTFAILFGNSAADPDMLQDICVADKASPVKMNGFACKDAANATAEDFFSAGLAKPGLTNNTFGSLVTAANVQTIPGLNTLGVSLARIDYAPGGINPPHTHPRATEIVFVLEGSLDVGFFTTANKLISKTIVKGDVFVFPKGLIHFQKNNGKVPAAVIAGFNSQLQGTANIALTLFAATPPVPDDVLTSTFQIGTKEIKKIKAKFAPKA from the exons ATGGCGGCTATGTTTGCACTGTTTGTGATGACTTTCGCCATCCTCTTCGGCAACTCAGCTGCGGATCCAGACATGCTTCAAGATATTTGCGTCGCCGACAAGGCTTCTC CGGTGAAAATGAATGGTTTTGCTTGCAAGGACGCTGCAAATGCAACCGCAGAGGACTTCTTCTCTGCCGGACTAGCCAAGCCGGGACTCACCAACAACACTTTCGGCTCTTTGGTGACTGCAGCCAACGTACAAACGATCCCGGGCCTCAACACTCTGGGCGTGTCGTTGGCTCGAATTGACTATGCCCCCGGAGGCATCAACCCACCTCACACTCACCCACGCGCCACCGAGATAGTCTTCGTGCTTGAAGGTTCGTTGGATGTTGGGTTCTTTACCACAGCAAACAAGCTCATTTCAAAGACCATTGTCAAAGGTGATGTCTTTGTGTTCCCAAAGGGGTTGATTCACTTCCAGAAGAACAATGGCAAGGTCCCTGCTGCCGTGATCGCAGGGTTCAACTCTCAGCTGCAGGGCACCGCCAACATTGCCCTCACCTTGTTTGCCGCCACGCCTCCAGTGCCAGATGATGTGTTGACCAGTACTTTCCAGATTGGTACCAAAGAGATTAAGAAGATCAAGGCAAAGTTTGCACCCAAGGCCTAG